In a single window of the Rhopalosiphum padi isolate XX-2018 chromosome 1, ASM2088224v1, whole genome shotgun sequence genome:
- the LOC132923336 gene encoding zinc finger protein 616-like, whose product MMGDVTAESPPADDLNNSGSSSSSSSDSDGESSSSCTSSSSSSCSETPNNQCKNSSFPNCDNDAPQSNGQSEWIVCQLCLYKVKTPLQLKQHMRMHTEHKIHRCAICNKTFEQATRLEKHIAIHCGTDNRFECSLCGKVYKLRTQIVSHIAAHKKQNAGRRISYTCQICTKKFSNKSKLKEHVSGHENGTLHSCDVCGRTFKLNSYLVVHKRTHEMSVSYTGDKPFTCSMCNKSFLSKSNLDLHMLVHNYVKKASYSCDICGKIFMRKYNYDAHVKIHQ is encoded by the coding sequence ATGATGGGCGATGTGACTGCTGAAAGTCCTCCTGCTGATGATTTAAACAACTCTGGTTCTTCTTCTTCATCATCATCCGATTCTGATGGCGAATCAAGTAGTTCATGTACCAGTTCTAGTTCTTCTTCTTGCTCTGAAACACCTAACAACCAGTGCAAAAATTCTAGTTTTCCTAATTGTGATAATGATGCTCCACAGTCGAATGGTCAATCTGAATGGATAGTTTGTCAGCTTTGCCTTTACAAGGTGAAAACACCTTTACAATTAAAACAACATATGCGAATGCACACTGAACATAAAATACATCGTTGTGCCATctgtaataaaacatttgaacAAGCTACTCGACTAGAAAAACATATAGCCATACACTGTGGTACAGATAATCGTTTTGAATGTTCACTTTGTGGCAAAGTGTATAAACTTAGAACTCAAATTGTCAGCCACATAGCAGCACACAAAAAACAAAACGCTGGACGTCGTATTTCATATACATGTCAAATTTGcacaaaaaaattttcaaataagtcAAAACTGAAGGAACATGTATCAGGACATGAAAATGGGACATTACATTCATGTGATGTTTGTGGgcgaacttttaaattaaattcatatctTGTTGTACACAAAAGAACACATGAGATGAGTGTATCTTATACAGGTGATAAACCATTCACCTGTTCAATGTGTAACAAGTCATTTTTGAGCAAAAGTAACCTAGACCTACACATGTTGGTTCATAATTACGTTAAAAAAGCATCATATAGCTGTGACATAtgtggaaaaatatttatgcgtAAATATAACTATGATGCTCATGTTAAAATACATCAATAG
- the LOC132931251 gene encoding uncharacterized protein LOC132931251 translates to MNNTILSIVVGVVFFLALLGSHSNANVCTISENNFNVYRKISNKELVTTSNETDQCKFSPIDNYYIRDTYRTKNLNIRSERHRISVDGKEQEQRVWVRIDDIRKGRLTRSESLPNIRRERIRNARERDIDIRGNLHPRALQRNGRRILEHRPDERIFRREVRDRQYDVQGIRDNIDKRSRRAQTRQNGMVAIKDKDEASSWPFSNFVQSAIGVLGLYYFGMHSKNIK, encoded by the exons ATGAATAATAC GATTCTATCAATCGTAGTTGGCGTTGTTTTCTTCTTGGCTCTTCTTGGCTCACACTCGAATGCAAACGTCTGCACGATTTCggaaaataattt taatgtttatcgaaaaatatcaaacaaGGAATTGGTGACGACTTCAAATGAGACAGATCAATGCAAATTTAGTCCTATAGACAACTATTACATTAGAGACACGTACAGGACTAAAAATTTGAACATACGATCCGAGAGACATAGAATAAGTGTGGACGGGAAAGAACAAGAGCAGCGAGTTTGGGTTAGAATTGACGATATTAGAAAGGGCAGATTGACAAGATCAGAATCATTGCCTAATATTCGTCGCGAACGAATTCGGAACGCAAGAGAGAGGGATATTGACATAAGAGGTAATCTACACCCACGAGCTTTACAACGGAATGGTAGAAGAATTTTGGAACATCGTCCTGATGAAAGAATTTTTAGACGCGAAGTAAGAGATAGGCAATACGATGTGCAAGGAATTCgagataatatagataaaagaAGCAGGAGAGCGCAAACCAGACAG aatGGTATGGTTGCTATTAAAGACAAGGACGAGGCGTCATCATG gccATTCTCAAATTTTGTCCAGTCAGCAATTGGTGTTCTTGGACTTTACTATTTTGGGATGCACAGTAAAAacattaagtaa
- the LOC132931227 gene encoding carboxypeptidase B-like, whose product MDGSSRVLYCVVTLLALITFTICLENNGQQRDVDEKITYNGDQVFRVETVNSKQRKKIKELENQGLIEKWFTNSTSVDIMVKKENSEIVKNTLNNGSLLFDVFIDDIQRAIDVENPPINENESELSGRQGHNLTFERYHKIHDIYKYIDYLSQEYPDIVEIETIGKSYENVSLRVIRIKPDKNATDIKAIWIDGGIHAREWIAVSSVLYLINELVYNRDSLESHMNNIEFHIIPILNPDGYKYSHEKERLWRKNRNKQSANSCIGADLNRNWDYHWGESGSSKYSCAEIYKGVKASSERETQAVVKYIMKNQNKFKGFLTFHSYGQYILYPWGYAKRVPSDHKEVHRVGQAMAAAIKKATSNEYTVGNSATLLYPAAGASDDWAKGVAKIKYSYTVELKDTGKYGFILPPSEILSTGKEAFAAVSTLANEISSENNNNV is encoded by the exons ATGGATGGTTCTTCCAGAGTGCTTTATTGTGTGGTTACACTTTTAGctttaataacatttacaatatgtttagaaaataatggTCAACAGCGAGATGTCgatgaaaaaataacttataatggaGACCAAGTATTTAGAGTTGAAACAGTTAACTCTAAGCAAAGGAAAAAAATCAAGGAACTAGAAAATCAAGgat tgatTGAAAAATGGTTTACCAATTCTACATCAGTAgatataatggtaaaaaaagaaaactcaGAAATTGTAAAAAACACACTGAATAATggatcattattatttgatgtttttattgATGACATACAAAGGGCAATTGATGTAGAAAATCCTCCAATAAATGAGAATGAATCAGAATTATCCGGAAGACAag gacataatttaacatttgaACGTTATCATAagatacatgatatatataaatatattgattacttATCTCAAGAATATCCAGATATAGTAGAAATTGAAACTATTGGTAAATCATATGAAAATGTCTCATTAAGAGTGATACGAATTAAGCCAGACAAAAATGCAACTGATATAAAAGCTATATGGATCGATGGAGGGATACATGCTCGAGAATGGATTGCAGTCTcttctgtattatatttaataaatgaattgGTATATAACAGAGACTCATTGGAATCtcatatgaataatattgaatttcacATAATACCAATTTTAAATCCTGATGG ttacaaaTATTCTCATGAAAAGGAACGCCTATGGCGAAAAAACCGAAACAAGCAATCGGCAAATTCATGTATAGGAGCAGATCTGAATCGTAACTGGGATTATCACTGGGGTGAGAGTGGTTCTAGCAAATATTCATGTGCAGAAATATACAAAGGAGTAAAAGCTAGTTCTGAACGTGAAACCCAAGCAGTGGTTaagtatataatgaaaaatcaaaataaatttaaa ggaTTTCTGACGTTCCATAGTTATGGACAATATATCTTATATCCATGGGGCTATGCCAAACGGGTACCATCTGATCACAAAGAAGTACACCGTGTAGGCCAGGCTATGGCCGCTGCTATTAAAAAGGCTACATCGAATGAGTACACTGTCGGAAATAGTGCAACACTTTTATACCCAGCAGCCg gagCATCTGATGATTGGGCTAAAGGAgttgcaaaaattaaatactcatACACTGTAGAATTGAAAGATACAGGAAAATATGGATTCATTTTACCACCATCTGAGATTTTATCTACTGGAAAAGAAGCATTTGCAGCAGTCTCAACACTAGCTAATGAAATAAgttcagaaaataataataatgtataa
- the LOC132931237 gene encoding interaptin-like, with amino-acid sequence MDSIISEMEKLLLSGREDCNIQDIIGESAGKNIDDLLIEADKIIGETLPFFQTYSNTKVKSSKDPKSIQNNTRIIPAQPKIERNVTKKVNFNLKNNSQSISTPEKHSNTTENYGKLTINKYIKEEERKNHNIRSPSLKKCTTELKILDPEINFIKSHFKVSSSLLENHNRLQSMCNRHDKFANNNKTQDQINKLKLEEELKYYKLKNNELEKNLLFKEQEIHNLENRYQQLSQYCESYLKKNIEETLKSYDFQLNELIERNMTRESQLHIIIGNLLEEIGQSHYQYRIKLSEKNKQIRNYLDQIETILDNVYKFKNNNIKI; translated from the exons GAGAATCTGCAggtaaaaatattgatgatttGTTGATTGAAGCTGATAAAATAATTGGTGAAACACTTCCATTCTTCCAAACATATTCAAATACAAAAGTTAAATCATCAAAAGACCctaaaagtatacaaaataatactagGATTATACCAGCACAGCCTAAAATTGAAAGGAATGTcacaaaaaaagttaattttaatttaaaaaataattctcaaaGTATTTCAACTCCAGAGAAACATTCAAATACAACAGAAAATTATG gaaaattaactataaataagtatattaaagaagaagaaagaaaaaatcataatattcgttctccatctttaaaaaaatgtacaactgAGTTAAAA ATTCTTGATCctgaaataaactttataaaatctcattttaaagtgagttcaTCTTTATTGGAAAATCACAATCGGCTACAAAGTATGTGTAACAGACATGATAAatttgctaataataataaaacacaggaccaaattaataaattaaaattggaagaagaattaaaatattataaa TTGAAAAATAATGAGcttgaaaaaaatcttttatttaaagaaCAAGAAATTCACAATTTGGAAAATCGATATCAGCAATTAAGTCAGTATTGTGAatcatatttgaaaaaaaat ATTGAAGAGACATTAAAGAGTTACgattttcaattaaatgaaCTAATTGAACGTAATATGACTAGAGAATCacagttacatattataattggtaATCTCCTTGAAGAAATTGGACAATCGCATTATCAATACAGAATAAAactatcagaaaaaaataaacaaatacgaAATTATCTCGATCAAATAGAAACAATACTTGataatgtttacaaatttaaaaataataatataaaaatatag